In Lampris incognitus isolate fLamInc1 chromosome 17 unlocalized genomic scaffold, fLamInc1.hap2 SUPER_17_unloc_1, whole genome shotgun sequence, the following are encoded in one genomic region:
- the LOC130131951 gene encoding stonustoxin subunit beta-like produces the protein MTQHSLREEYWWVHEAGLKERYGMVLALQILKRHVDQISRRELSEISELDLSISKDVGFPSPVEPEQVQSPEVSVSDSPTTPVDGFESGPHKLEKKIPAYDPDLPEPTCRADLVEHWISLTLDDKTANKMLWITEGGAKVARMTDDVMCPVLDRPERYEHAPQVLCREGILGFRAYWEVEYSGWVVLGAAYEGAGRRNGDGPCGLGENEESWGFGWGGSCYHAWHNGRSTEFTDLPRSPVLGVYLDQPGGILNFYAVEEAKEGGREGAGRKEVRLLQQVKGSFRQKMLPGFWVGTQSSVLMVQKEE, from the exons ATGACCCAACATTCCCTGAGAGAGGAGTACTGGTGGGTGCACGAGGCAGGCCTCAAGGAGAGGTATGGCATGGTGCTGGCCCT ACAGATTCTGAAGAGACACGTTGATCAGATCAGTAGGCGGGAGCTCAGCGAGATTTCTGAACTAGATCTCAGTATATCCAAGGATGTGGGTTTCCCATCCCCTGTGGAGCCAGAACAAGTGCAGTCCCCTGAGGTCAGTGTCTCTGACTCTCCAACAACCCCTGTGGATGGCTTTGAGAGTGGCCCACATAAGCTGGAGA AGAAAATCCCGGCCTACGACCCGGACCTGCCCGAGCCCACCTGCAGAGCTGATCTCGTTGAAC ACTGGATCAGCCTCACCCTGGACGACAAGACGGCCAATAAGATGCTGTGGATCACAGAGGGCGGAGCCAAGGTGGCACGCATGACGGATGACGTCATGTGCCCCGTACTGGACAGACCAGAGCGATATGAGCACGCTCCACag GTGCTCTGCAGGGAGGGCATCCTGGGCTTCCGAGCGTACTGGGAGGTGGAGTATTCGGGCTGGGTGGTGTTGGGCGCCGCCTACGAAGGAGCGGGACGGAGGAACGGCGACGGACCCTGCGGCCTGGGGGAGAACGAGGAGTCCTGGGGGTTTGGCTGGGGCGGCTCCTGCTACCACGCCTGGCACAACGGCCGGAGCACGGAGTTCACAGACCTGCCCAGGAGCCCTGTTCTGGGTGTGTACCTGGACCAGCCCGGTGGCATCCTCAACTTCTACGCCGTGGAGGAGGCGAAGGAGGGAGGCCGTGAGGGCGCGGGGAGGAAGGAGGTTCGACTCCTCCAGCAAGTTAAAGGCTCCTTCCGGCAGAAGATGTTGCCGGGTTTCTGGGTGGGTACGCAGTCGTCCGTGCTGATGGTTCAAAAGGAGGAGTGA
- the LOC130131952 gene encoding stonustoxin subunit beta-like yields MRRCNRNKDSANTAVVVKRAPRQLHFLKVLRENKLEEKLLVTFNHSSIESVLVYCISAWYTGCSATNRRALQRVINTAQEIIGCPLPALEDISSSCCLGRAKNILKYSSHPGHHLFDMMPSGRHNGTIRVQTTIFKNSFLPWAINKVPVYVPNIPEPTSRAELMTHWIDLSLDEKTANKMLWISEGGSKVSRRTEEVCPVLDRPERYEYSPQVLCKEGILNMRAYWEVDYSGWVVVGATYEGAGRRANCGPSGLGENEESWGLCWAGSCYQVWFNGLNKDIGDVPYSATIGMYIDQPAGVLCFYLVREGEVQLLHRIQAPLEKKILPGFWVGVQSSCTILKRPE; encoded by the exons ATGCGTCGCTGCAACAGAAATAAAGATTCAG cTAACACCGCTGTAGTTGTCAAGAGGGCACCGCGGCAACTACACTTCCTGAAAGTGCTGAGGGAAAACAAGCTGGAAGAAAAGCTGCTGGTGACCTTCAACCACTCCTCCATCGAGAGTGTACTGGTGTACTGCATCTCAGCATGGTACACCGGTTGCTCAGCAACAAACAGGAGAGCTCTTCAGAGGGTCATCAACACCGCACAGGAAATCATCGGCTGCCCTCTGCCCGCCCTGGAAGACATCTCCAGCTCCTGCTGCCTTGGCAGAGCCAAGAACATTTTAAAATACTCTTCTCATCCTGGACACCACCTGTTTGACATGATGCCCTCTGGCAGGCACAACGGGACCATTAGAGTACAGACCACCATATTTAAAAACAGTTTCCTTCCCTGGGCCATAA ACAAAGTTCCTGTATACGTGCCCAATATACCAGAACCAACCAGCAGGGCGGAGCTCATGACAC ACTGGATCGATTTGTCTTTGGATGAGAAGACGGCCAATAAGATGTTGTGGATTTCGGAGGGCGGGTCCAAGGTGTCTCGTAGGACGGAGGAAGTGTGTCCCGTTCTGGACAGACCAGAGAGATACGAGTACTCGCCACAG gtgCTGTGTAAGGAGGGCATTCTGAACATGAGGGCTTACTGGGAGGTGGACTATTCTGGCTGGGTGGTGGTCGGGGCCACGTATGAAGGAGCAGGGAGGAGGGCCAACTGCGGGCCCAGCGGCCTGGGGGAGAACGAGGAGTCGTGGGGCTTGTGTTGGGCCGGCTCCTGCTACCAGGTCTGGTTCAACGGGCTGAACAAAGACATCGGCGATGTTCCCTACAGCGCCACCATTGGCATGTACATCGACCAGCCGGCGGGAGTCCTCTGTTTCTACCTGGTTCGGGAGGGTGAGGTCCAGCTGCTGCACAGGATTCAGGCTCCGTTAGAGAAGAAAATCCTGCCGGGATTCTGGGTCGGAGTCCAGTCCTCATGCACGATCCTGAAGAGACCAGAATGA